One Janthinobacterium sp. TB1-E2 genomic region harbors:
- a CDS encoding carbohydrate kinase family protein, with protein sequence MSNYDILVVGGAGIDTIVRVADLQLPVADSVHVPPIRDYVAHTGNGVALGCHALGLRCKFIDFIGDDAQGAAILQRYKEAKLDFSHIVEPSGTRRSVNLVDPQGRRLSLYDGRHPEDVRMPAAFYLPYLGPARHAHFSIMGWVAQLFDDALTCGTTVSTDLHDWDGVNPHHKKFALRADLVFLSTAALGERRDDVMHAIISEGRAQAVIAMAGADGAYLLERNGASVRHYPTAGLTLPVVDTNGAGDSFVAAFLHAWLDGAGIDAAMRRGAIGGAFACAQHGTHERFIGPAELHDLYQDRTSL encoded by the coding sequence ATGAGCAACTATGACATCTTAGTGGTCGGCGGCGCCGGCATCGACACGATCGTGCGCGTCGCCGACCTGCAACTGCCCGTCGCCGACTCCGTCCACGTGCCGCCCATCCGCGATTACGTGGCGCACACGGGCAATGGCGTGGCGCTCGGTTGCCACGCGCTGGGCTTGCGCTGCAAGTTCATCGACTTCATCGGCGACGATGCACAAGGCGCGGCCATCCTGCAGCGCTACAAGGAAGCCAAACTCGATTTCTCGCACATCGTCGAACCTTCGGGCACGCGGCGCAGCGTCAACCTCGTCGACCCGCAAGGACGCCGGCTGTCGCTGTATGACGGGCGCCACCCGGAAGACGTGCGCATGCCTGCCGCCTTCTATCTGCCCTACCTGGGACCGGCGCGCCACGCGCACTTTTCCATCATGGGCTGGGTGGCCCAGCTGTTTGACGATGCACTGACGTGCGGCACGACGGTATCGACCGACCTGCACGACTGGGATGGCGTCAACCCGCACCATAAAAAATTCGCACTGCGCGCCGACCTGGTCTTCCTCAGCACGGCGGCGCTGGGCGAGCGCCGGGACGACGTCATGCACGCGATTATTTCGGAAGGCCGCGCGCAGGCCGTCATCGCGATGGCGGGCGCGGATGGGGCCTACCTGCTGGAACGGAACGGCGCGTCCGTGCGCCACTATCCGACGGCGGGCTTGACGCTGCCCGTGGTGGACACGAATGGCGCCGGCGACTCGTTTGTCGCCGCCTTTTTGCATGCCTGGCTCGATGGTGCAGGCATCGACGCCGCCATGCGCCGCGGCGCCATCGGCGGCGCGTTTGCCTGCGCCCAGCATGGCACGCATGAACGTTTCATCGGACCGGCGGAGCTGCATGACTTATATCAAGACCGCACTAGCTTATGA
- a CDS encoding AAA family ATPase, translating to MNLYKRGLVVGKFCPLHQGHELLIHRAQDASEELLVVSYTKPEFPGCEPTRRERWLRAQFPQAQIVVLDDARLAALCAARGVPARSLPHNDDDGELHRHFMGWLCWTVLELPVDAVFTSEDYGPGFARVLERHYASGPVAHVSVDQARTLVPVSGTVARQDPHAHSAFLSPIVRADFVTRVCVLGGESSGKTTLTAALAAHFETAWVAEYGRELWESQDGILVYDDLLKIGREQLRREAQALLAARRWLFCDTSPMTTYFYCVEMFGKAEQELAQLAEHRYDLVLLCAPDFPFIQDGTRRDEDFRARQHAWYQAELARRGIVYVNVSGTVAERVRQVAQLLARRSD from the coding sequence ATGAACCTTTACAAGCGCGGTCTCGTGGTCGGCAAATTCTGCCCGCTGCACCAAGGCCACGAACTGTTGATTCATCGTGCGCAAGACGCCAGCGAAGAACTGCTGGTGGTCAGCTACACGAAACCTGAATTTCCCGGCTGCGAGCCGACGCGCCGGGAACGCTGGCTGCGCGCGCAGTTCCCGCAGGCGCAGATCGTCGTACTGGACGATGCGCGCCTGGCTGCCCTGTGTGCGGCGCGCGGCGTGCCTGCGCGCTCGCTGCCGCATAACGACGACGATGGCGAGCTGCATCGCCACTTCATGGGCTGGTTGTGCTGGACGGTGCTGGAACTGCCTGTCGATGCCGTGTTTACCAGCGAAGATTACGGCCCCGGCTTCGCGCGGGTGCTGGAACGGCATTATGCGAGCGGGCCGGTGGCCCACGTGAGCGTGGACCAGGCGAGAACGTTGGTGCCCGTGTCCGGCACCGTGGCGCGGCAAGATCCGCATGCGCACAGCGCCTTCCTGTCGCCGATTGTGCGCGCCGATTTTGTCACGCGCGTGTGCGTGCTCGGTGGCGAATCGAGCGGCAAGACCACCTTGACGGCCGCGCTGGCGGCGCATTTCGAGACGGCCTGGGTGGCCGAGTATGGCCGCGAATTGTGGGAAAGTCAGGATGGTATTTTGGTTTATGATGATCTGCTGAAGATCGGCCGGGAACAGCTGCGCCGCGAAGCGCAGGCGCTGTTGGCCGCGCGGCGCTGGCTGTTTTGCGACACCTCGCCCATGACCACGTATTTCTACTGCGTCGAGATGTTCGGCAAGGCCGAACAGGAACTGGCGCAGCTGGCCGAACACCGCTACGACCTGGTGCTGCTGTGCGCCCCCGATTTTCCCTTCATCCAGGATGGCACGCGCCGCGACGAGGATTTCCGTGCGCGCCAGCATGCGTGGTACCAGGCCGAACTGGCGCGGCGGGGGATTGTCTATGTCAATGTGTCAGGCACGGTGGCCGAGAGGGTCAGGCAAGTCGCCCAGTTGCTTGCGCGTAGGTCGGATTAG
- a CDS encoding alpha-amylase family glycosyl hydrolase: protein MDDLRPDGWRRERLTMRRTLTTLAALLLCASAQAGSFAENPIVYFAVTDRFANGNPGNDHSYGRAADPQGGDVGSFHGGDIAGITQKLKAGYFRELGVNALWITAPYEQIHGWVVGGKQQFQHYAYHGYWALDYTTMDANMGTREELREMINTAHAQGIRVLFDVVLNHPGYADLRTLAQYKVPVLWPGHEKAVLRDYHSFIDYNNFAFAQWWGPDWVRAGLPGYPDGGKDDFTMQLAYLPDFRTESGKAVGLPPILQRKSDTRAVALPDTTVRGYLVHWLADWVREFGVDGFRADTVKHVEPASWLALRAAATDALKDWKARHPQQKIDDAPFWMTGEAWGHGPERSSWHDAGFDSMINFDFQNRAGGDWKSIDGVYRQYAGLLNKASGPRYDILSYISSHDTSLFPRDRLKHGLSALLLAPGGVQLFYGDESARQPGTAPVGDEQQATRSDMNWKTLDAATLAHARKLGQFRLRHPALARGEHRFINDKPYAFARVMQDDAIIAVPEAQGALELKVHGVFTDGTQLRDAYTHQTYIVKEGAVAVNAAGAVLLEKAAP, encoded by the coding sequence ATGGATGATCTCCGGCCTGACGGCTGGCGGCGTGAAAGGCTGACCATGCGGCGCACCCTGACTACGCTGGCCGCCCTGCTGTTGTGCGCTTCGGCGCAGGCAGGGAGCTTTGCCGAGAATCCGATTGTCTACTTCGCCGTGACAGACCGTTTCGCCAACGGCAATCCCGGCAACGACCACAGTTATGGCCGCGCCGCCGACCCGCAAGGCGGCGACGTCGGCAGCTTCCACGGCGGCGACATCGCCGGCATCACGCAGAAGCTGAAGGCCGGCTATTTCAGGGAACTGGGCGTCAACGCCCTGTGGATCACGGCGCCGTACGAGCAGATACACGGCTGGGTGGTGGGCGGCAAACAGCAATTCCAGCACTACGCCTACCACGGCTACTGGGCGCTCGACTACACGACGATGGACGCCAACATGGGCACGCGCGAGGAATTGCGCGAAATGATCAACACGGCCCACGCGCAAGGCATCCGCGTGCTGTTCGACGTGGTGCTGAACCATCCCGGCTATGCGGACCTGCGCACCCTGGCGCAGTACAAGGTGCCCGTGCTGTGGCCCGGCCACGAAAAGGCCGTGCTGCGCGACTATCACAGCTTCATCGACTACAACAACTTCGCATTCGCGCAGTGGTGGGGTCCGGACTGGGTGCGCGCCGGCTTGCCCGGCTACCCCGACGGCGGCAAGGATGATTTCACGATGCAGCTGGCCTACCTGCCCGACTTCCGCACGGAAAGCGGCAAGGCCGTGGGCTTGCCTCCCATCCTGCAACGTAAAAGCGACACGCGCGCCGTGGCCCTGCCCGACACCACCGTACGCGGCTACCTTGTCCACTGGCTGGCCGACTGGGTGCGCGAATTCGGCGTCGACGGTTTCAGGGCCGACACCGTCAAGCACGTGGAGCCGGCCAGCTGGCTGGCGCTGCGCGCGGCGGCCACCGACGCACTGAAAGACTGGAAGGCGCGCCACCCGCAGCAGAAAATCGACGACGCACCATTCTGGATGACGGGCGAAGCATGGGGCCATGGCCCCGAGCGCAGCAGCTGGCATGACGCGGGATTCGACTCGATGATCAATTTCGATTTCCAGAATCGCGCGGGCGGCGACTGGAAAAGCATCGACGGCGTCTACCGCCAGTATGCGGGCTTGCTGAACAAAGCCTCGGGTCCCCGCTACGACATCCTGTCGTATATCTCGTCGCACGACACCAGCCTGTTCCCACGCGACCGGCTGAAACATGGCTTGAGCGCCCTGCTGCTGGCGCCGGGCGGCGTGCAGCTGTTCTACGGCGATGAAAGCGCGCGCCAGCCTGGCACGGCGCCTGTCGGCGACGAACAGCAGGCGACACGCTCCGACATGAACTGGAAGACGCTCGATGCGGCCACCCTGGCGCATGCACGCAAGCTGGGCCAGTTCCGGCTGCGCCACCCTGCCCTGGCGCGCGGCGAACACCGGTTCATCAACGACAAGCCATATGCGTTCGCCCGCGTGATGCAGGATGACGCCATCATCGCCGTGCCCGAAGCGCAAGGCGCGCTCGAACTGAAGGTACACGGCGTGTTCACCGATGGTACACAACTGCGCGACGCCTACACGCATCAAACTTATATCGTCAAGGAGGGTGCCGTCGCCGTGAACGCGGCCGGCGCCGTCCTGTTAGAAAAGGCAGCACCATGA
- the malF gene encoding maltose ABC transporter permease MalF → MRKFIGPTVLTISMALGLYLLFMLYISGQTMLAAVFLGLLTLTTFVFTSPRAYAYRYLFPGITAVIVFVLLPMVYTVSIGFTNFSSRNLLTYERATQYLLDETQRVESAGYAMTVHADNKEYRLRLESPDTGEVLLTQPLALKRAVPLNVEVAPVDPVQAPVLAAPLGIKDIIALQKDLKLLTLVLPNKIELRMVGLREFGPVAHVYKQLPNKTLKKIATGELVTPNFKTGFYEMPDGTKLEPGFKVNVGFANFVKIFSDEAFRGPFLRIFVWTIVFALISVATTTGLGMVLAVLLNWDALRFRGLYRTLLFLPYAVPGFISILVFKGLFNNNFGEINLVLDALFGIKPAWFSDTTLAKAMILIVNTWLGYPYMMVVCMGLIKAIPSDLYEASALAGAGPLTNFFKITLPLIIKPLTPLMVASLGFNFNNFVLISLLTGGRPDFLDTTLPAGTTDLLVSYTYRIAFEDSGQNFGLAAAISTLIFFLVAAISLVNMRLTRMNKA, encoded by the coding sequence GTGCGCAAGTTTATCGGCCCTACGGTATTGACCATCAGCATGGCGCTGGGTCTGTATCTGCTCTTCATGTTGTACATTTCCGGCCAGACCATGCTGGCCGCCGTTTTCCTCGGCTTGCTGACCCTGACGACGTTCGTCTTCACGTCGCCGCGCGCCTATGCCTACCGTTACCTGTTTCCCGGCATCACGGCGGTGATCGTCTTCGTGCTGCTGCCGATGGTGTACACGGTGTCGATCGGCTTTACCAATTTCAGCTCGCGCAACCTGCTCACCTATGAACGGGCCACGCAATATCTGCTCGACGAAACGCAGCGGGTGGAAAGCGCCGGCTATGCGATGACCGTGCATGCCGACAATAAAGAATACCGCTTGCGCCTGGAAAGCCCGGACACGGGCGAAGTGCTCTTGACGCAGCCGCTGGCCCTGAAGCGCGCCGTGCCCCTGAACGTGGAGGTCGCACCGGTCGATCCCGTGCAGGCGCCCGTACTGGCCGCTCCGCTGGGCATCAAGGACATCATCGCCCTGCAAAAGGATTTGAAACTGCTCACCCTCGTGCTGCCGAACAAGATCGAGCTGCGCATGGTGGGCTTGCGCGAATTCGGACCTGTCGCGCACGTCTACAAGCAACTACCGAACAAGACCTTGAAGAAGATCGCCACGGGTGAACTGGTGACGCCGAACTTCAAGACGGGCTTTTATGAAATGCCGGACGGCACGAAACTGGAACCGGGCTTCAAAGTGAACGTGGGCTTCGCCAACTTCGTCAAGATTTTCTCCGATGAAGCGTTCCGCGGCCCCTTCCTGCGCATTTTTGTCTGGACCATCGTTTTCGCCCTGATCAGCGTGGCCACGACGACAGGCCTGGGCATGGTGCTGGCCGTGCTCCTGAACTGGGATGCGCTGCGCTTCCGCGGCCTGTATCGCACCCTGCTGTTCCTGCCGTACGCCGTGCCGGGCTTCATTTCCATCCTCGTCTTCAAGGGCTTGTTCAACAATAACTTTGGTGAAATCAACCTCGTGCTCGACGCCCTGTTCGGCATCAAGCCCGCCTGGTTCTCGGACACCACCCTGGCCAAGGCCATGATTTTGATCGTGAATACCTGGCTCGGCTACCCTTACATGATGGTGGTGTGCATGGGCTTGATCAAGGCGATTCCGTCGGACCTGTACGAAGCCTCGGCCCTGGCCGGCGCGGGACCGCTGACGAATTTCTTCAAGATCACCCTGCCCCTGATCATCAAGCCGCTCACGCCGCTGATGGTGGCCAGTCTCGGTTTCAACTTCAACAATTTTGTGCTGATCAGTTTGCTGACGGGCGGGCGTCCCGATTTCCTCGACACCACCTTGCCGGCCGGCACGACGGACTTGCTCGTGTCCTACACCTACCGCATCGCGTTCGAGGATTCCGGCCAGAACTTTGGCCTGGCCGCCGCCATCTCGACCCTGATCTTCTTCCTCGTGGCCGCGATTTCGCTGGTCAACATGCGCCTGACGCGCATGAACAAAGCATAA
- the malG gene encoding maltose ABC transporter permease MalG codes for MAIVVDRSNRWRILAAHVAVIALIALVMFPFLMILSISLRPGNFASGSLIPPEISFEHWRLALGMSYQAPNGALVEPDFPVLLWLWNSIKVASMSATVTVLLSTTCAYAFARMQFRFKSQTLSALMLLQMFPAVLALVAIYAIFDVLGSYVPWLGIDHHGSLVLAYTGGIALHIWTIKGYYQTIPIEIEEAAKVDGATQWQAFVYVLLPMTVPILMVVFLLSFIGAIIEYPIASVLLHEQNNLTLAVGSKLFLYEQKYLWGDFAAAAILSGLPITAVFLLAQKWMISGLTAGGVKG; via the coding sequence ATGGCTATCGTTGTCGACCGTTCCAACCGCTGGCGCATCCTGGCGGCCCACGTCGCCGTGATCGCGCTGATCGCGCTGGTGATGTTCCCCTTCCTGATGATCTTGTCGATCTCCCTGCGGCCCGGCAATTTCGCCTCGGGCAGCCTGATACCACCCGAGATCAGCTTCGAGCACTGGCGTTTGGCGCTGGGCATGTCCTACCAGGCGCCCAACGGTGCCCTCGTCGAACCGGATTTCCCTGTGCTGCTGTGGCTGTGGAATTCCATCAAGGTAGCCAGCATGAGCGCCACCGTCACCGTGCTGCTGTCGACCACCTGCGCGTATGCGTTCGCGCGCATGCAGTTCCGTTTCAAGTCGCAGACGCTGTCCGCGCTGATGCTGCTGCAGATGTTCCCCGCCGTGCTGGCCCTGGTGGCCATCTACGCCATCTTCGACGTGCTGGGCAGCTACGTGCCATGGCTGGGCATCGACCACCACGGCAGCCTGGTGCTGGCCTACACGGGCGGCATCGCCCTGCATATCTGGACCATCAAGGGCTACTATCAAACCATCCCCATCGAGATCGAGGAAGCGGCCAAGGTCGACGGCGCCACCCAATGGCAAGCGTTCGTCTACGTGCTGCTGCCGATGACGGTGCCCATCCTGATGGTGGTGTTCCTGCTGTCGTTCATCGGTGCCATCATCGAGTACCCGATCGCTTCCGTGCTGCTGCATGAACAGAACAACCTGACCCTGGCCGTCGGCTCGAAGCTGTTCCTGTACGAGCAAAAATACCTGTGGGGCGACTTCGCCGCGGCCGCCATCTTGTCCGGCCTGCCCATCACGGCCGTGTTCCTGCTGGCGCAAAAATGGATGATCTCCGGCCTGACGGCTGGCGGCGTGAAAGGCTGA
- a CDS encoding O-acetylhomoserine aminocarboxypropyltransferase/cysteine synthase family protein, whose translation MRIETLAVHAGYTPDPTTKAAAVPIYQTVAYAFDNAQHGADLFDLKVAGNIYTRIMNPTQDVLEKRVAALEGGVAALAVASGMAAITYAIQTIAEAGDNFISASQLYGGTYNLFAHTLPQIGIEVRFADARQPETFAALIDARTKAIFCESIGNPLGNVTDVAKLAEIAHAHGIPLIVDNTVPSPYLFRPIEHGADIVVHSLTKYLGGHGTTVGGAIVDSGKFPWAEHKERFKRLNEPDVSYHGVVYTEAFGPAAFIGRARVVPLRNMGAAISPLSAFQLIQGIETLALRMDRICDNTLALAKHLKQHPKVAWVNYAGLEDHPDHALVKKYMHGRASGILSFGLKLAAGEDPRAAGARVLDALQLFTRLVNIGDAKSLATHPASTTHRQLNPEELAKAGVSEDMLRLSVGIEHIDDLREDLEQALNAA comes from the coding sequence ATGAGAATCGAAACCCTGGCCGTGCACGCCGGCTATACCCCCGACCCGACCACCAAGGCGGCCGCCGTCCCCATTTACCAGACGGTGGCCTACGCCTTCGACAATGCCCAGCATGGCGCCGACCTGTTCGACCTCAAGGTGGCAGGCAATATCTATACGCGCATCATGAACCCCACGCAAGACGTGCTGGAAAAACGGGTCGCCGCGCTGGAAGGCGGCGTGGCCGCGCTGGCCGTGGCGTCGGGCATGGCGGCCATCACCTATGCGATCCAGACGATTGCCGAAGCGGGCGACAATTTCATCTCCGCCAGCCAGCTGTATGGCGGCACCTACAACCTGTTTGCCCACACCCTGCCGCAGATCGGCATCGAAGTGCGCTTCGCCGACGCGCGCCAGCCGGAGACCTTCGCCGCCCTGATCGATGCGCGCACCAAGGCCATCTTCTGCGAATCGATCGGCAACCCGCTGGGCAATGTCACCGATGTGGCGAAACTGGCCGAGATCGCGCATGCGCACGGCATCCCGCTGATCGTCGATAACACGGTGCCCAGCCCCTATCTGTTCCGCCCCATCGAGCATGGCGCCGACATCGTCGTCCATTCACTGACCAAATACCTGGGCGGTCACGGCACCACCGTGGGCGGCGCCATCGTCGACAGCGGCAAATTCCCGTGGGCCGAGCACAAGGAACGCTTCAAGCGCTTGAACGAGCCGGACGTGTCGTATCACGGCGTCGTCTACACGGAAGCGTTCGGCCCCGCCGCCTTCATCGGCCGCGCGCGCGTCGTCCCGCTGCGCAACATGGGTGCCGCGATTTCCCCCTTGAGCGCGTTCCAGCTGATCCAGGGCATCGAGACCCTGGCCCTGCGCATGGACCGCATCTGCGACAACACGCTGGCACTGGCCAAACACCTGAAACAGCATCCGAAGGTCGCGTGGGTCAATTACGCGGGCCTGGAAGACCACCCGGACCACGCGCTGGTGAAAAAATACATGCACGGCCGCGCCTCGGGCATCTTGTCCTTCGGCCTGAAACTGGCGGCTGGCGAGGATCCGCGCGCGGCAGGCGCCCGCGTGCTCGACGCCCTGCAGCTGTTCACGCGCCTGGTCAATATCGGCGACGCCAAGTCGCTGGCCACGCATCCGGCGTCCACCACGCACCGCCAGCTCAATCCCGAGGAACTGGCCAAGGCGGGCGTGTCGGAAGACATGCTGCGCCTGTCCGTGGGCATCGAGCATATCGACGACTTGCGCGAAGACCTGGAGCAGGCGCTCAACGCCGCTTAA
- a CDS encoding capsule biosynthesis protein CapK, producing MTLAGKPDVNLPGGAWESDRDYCPTLTPAGARMLAHLRNHPSAPVYRNRSGNKLLAAEVESLRTYEQEVMDAVVAWGADAPPPWLADFLRTVYATVPHYRACGSPPARLADVAPISRAELAHDIAAFVPDDADLARMINFQTTGTTGHPLLIASHPLVAGRYLAFHKRALRRFGVTLRHGAGQVGVMLLGHQRSCFTYVSVTPTMHESGLAKINLHVDDWRDPDDRARYLDAMAPELIAGDPISFAELLALPMAHKPAALMSVSMMLLPGMRARLEARFGCPVLDIYSLNEVGPVAVYDEQAGGHVLLQHRLYVEILDAAGQPVPEGARGEITVTGGFNFCLPLVRYRTGDYASLAHGPHGPVLVGLAGRSPLRYRTVNGEWINNIDITHALKPLAIALFGVHQHGDGAIALRLAPGAMPQADRARALLAPFFGAITVETLLAEDKIIQYTSDLQEAAA from the coding sequence ATGACGCTCGCTGGCAAACCTGACGTCAACCTGCCTGGCGGCGCCTGGGAATCGGACCGCGACTACTGTCCCACCCTGACGCCGGCGGGCGCGCGCATGCTGGCGCACTTGCGCAATCATCCTAGCGCCCCTGTCTACCGCAACCGCAGCGGCAACAAGCTGCTGGCAGCGGAGGTGGAATCACTGCGCACCTACGAGCAGGAAGTCATGGACGCGGTAGTCGCTTGGGGCGCCGATGCGCCGCCGCCCTGGCTGGCCGATTTTCTCAGGACCGTCTATGCCACCGTGCCGCATTACCGCGCCTGCGGCTCGCCACCCGCGCGTCTCGCGGACGTGGCGCCCATCAGCCGCGCCGAGCTGGCGCACGACATCGCCGCCTTCGTGCCCGACGATGCGGACCTGGCGCGCATGATCAACTTCCAGACGACGGGCACCACGGGCCATCCGCTGCTGATCGCTTCGCACCCGCTGGTGGCGGGCCGTTACCTGGCCTTCCACAAGCGCGCGCTGCGCCGCTTCGGCGTGACCCTGCGCCATGGAGCGGGACAGGTGGGCGTGATGCTGCTGGGGCACCAGCGCAGCTGCTTCACCTATGTCTCCGTCACGCCGACGATGCATGAATCGGGCCTGGCGAAGATCAATCTGCACGTGGACGACTGGCGCGACCCTGACGACCGCGCGCGCTACCTGGACGCCATGGCGCCGGAGCTGATCGCGGGCGACCCCATCTCGTTTGCCGAACTGCTGGCCCTGCCCATGGCGCACAAGCCGGCCGCGCTGATGTCTGTGTCGATGATGCTGTTGCCCGGCATGCGCGCGCGCCTGGAAGCGCGTTTCGGCTGCCCCGTGCTCGACATCTATTCGCTCAATGAAGTGGGGCCCGTCGCCGTCTACGACGAACAGGCGGGCGGGCATGTACTGCTGCAGCACCGGCTGTACGTGGAAATCCTCGATGCTGCGGGCCAGCCCGTGCCCGAGGGCGCGCGCGGCGAAATCACGGTGACGGGCGGCTTCAATTTCTGCCTGCCCCTCGTGCGCTACCGCACGGGCGACTACGCTTCGCTGGCGCATGGCCCGCACGGCCCCGTGCTGGTGGGGCTGGCGGGACGCAGCCCTTTGCGCTATCGCACGGTCAACGGCGAATGGATCAATAATATCGACATCACCCACGCCCTGAAACCGCTGGCCATCGCCCTGTTCGGCGTGCACCAGCATGGCGATGGCGCCATCGCACTGCGCCTGGCGCCGGGCGCCATGCCGCAGGCTGACCGGGCGCGCGCCTTGCTCGCGCCTTTTTTCGGCGCCATCACGGTCGAGACTTTGCTGGCGGAAGACAAGATCATTCAATACACCTCGGATTTGCAGGAAGCGGCAGCATGA
- a CDS encoding SDR family oxidoreductase: MNAVTTQGTALITGASSGLGAVYADRLAARGFDLILVARRVERLGTLAASLAEKYGVAVRAMAADLAAPADLQRVVEELASNPAITMLVNNAGVSTLGAVVDSPREGIAAMDQVNVAALAQLTYAVLPQFKQRNRGTIINIGSVLSFHILPVSTIYSATKGYVMNFTRGLQQELAGTGITVQLVLPASTATEIWELSGVPLSQLDQATIMRAEDCVDAALAGLDQGELVTLPSVEDQVLWEQFDAARLALFAGAMRGKPASRYGVKASD; encoded by the coding sequence ATGAATGCAGTTACTACCCAAGGCACGGCCCTCATCACCGGCGCCTCGTCCGGCCTGGGCGCCGTGTATGCGGACCGCCTGGCCGCGCGCGGCTTCGATTTGATCCTCGTGGCGCGCCGGGTCGAGCGCCTGGGCACCCTGGCTGCCTCGCTGGCGGAAAAATATGGCGTGGCCGTGCGCGCCATGGCGGCCGATCTGGCCGCACCGGCCGACCTGCAGCGCGTGGTCGAAGAACTGGCCAGCAACCCAGCCATCACCATGCTGGTGAATAACGCGGGTGTCTCGACCCTGGGCGCCGTCGTGGACTCGCCACGCGAGGGTATCGCCGCGATGGACCAGGTCAACGTGGCGGCGCTGGCGCAACTGACGTACGCCGTGCTGCCGCAGTTCAAGCAGCGCAACCGGGGCACCATCATCAACATCGGCTCCGTGCTGTCCTTCCACATCCTGCCCGTCAGCACGATCTACAGCGCCACCAAGGGCTATGTGATGAATTTCACGCGGGGCTTGCAGCAGGAACTGGCCGGCACGGGCATCACGGTGCAGCTGGTGCTGCCCGCGTCGACGGCGACGGAAATCTGGGAATTGAGCGGCGTGCCGCTGTCGCAGCTGGACCAGGCGACCATCATGCGCGCGGAAGACTGCGTCGATGCGGCGCTGGCGGGCCTGGACCAGGGCGAGCTGGTGACCTTGCCTTCGGTGGAAGACCAGGTCTTGTGGGAGCAGTTCGATGCGGCCCGCCTGGCCCTGTTCGCGGGCGCGATGCGCGGCAAGCCGGCATCGCGCTATGGCGTCAAAGCCAGCGATTAA
- a CDS encoding TetR/AcrR family transcriptional regulator has translation MRYPAEETAEKHQRILTQAARLFREKGYDGVSVGQIMQATGLTHGPFYNHFASKEALMAESTLHGSEHSRVALDAATISPEAMRQYVRDYVSAAHRDAPGDGCLLAALAGDARKQPAVRPAFTFHLKSIIGKLAAHFPWKKKNHARQDAIVMLSAMVGAVALARAVDDEAFSDEILKAVNTAFTT, from the coding sequence ATGCGTTATCCCGCCGAAGAAACCGCCGAAAAGCACCAGCGCATCCTGACGCAGGCGGCGCGGCTATTCCGTGAAAAGGGTTACGACGGCGTCAGCGTGGGGCAGATCATGCAGGCGACGGGACTCACGCACGGCCCCTTCTACAACCATTTCGCCTCGAAGGAAGCGCTGATGGCGGAAAGCACCCTGCACGGTTCGGAACACTCGCGCGTGGCGCTCGATGCGGCGACCATCAGCCCGGAAGCGATGCGCCAGTACGTGCGCGATTACGTGAGCGCAGCCCACCGCGACGCACCGGGCGATGGCTGTCTGCTGGCGGCGCTGGCGGGCGACGCGCGCAAGCAGCCTGCCGTGCGCCCTGCCTTCACCTTCCACCTGAAGTCCATCATCGGCAAGCTGGCAGCGCATTTCCCGTGGAAAAAGAAAAACCATGCGCGGCAGGACGCCATCGTCATGCTGTCGGCCATGGTGGGCGCCGTGGCGCTGGCGCGCGCCGTCGACGATGAAGCGTTTTCCGATGAAATCCTGAAAGCCGTGAACACAGCTTTTACGACGTAG